Proteins encoded in a region of the Labrus bergylta chromosome 9, fLabBer1.1, whole genome shotgun sequence genome:
- the LOC109988861 gene encoding E3 ubiquitin-protein ligase TRIM21-like, with amino-acid sequence MACASSLMVEDNFLCSICLDVFNQPVAIPCGHTFCRGCITFHWDTNKPLFLCPLCNKEYLKIPDLCVNTVLANAAEKVKKTIQERPHDIPEKAGSGHVLCGMCTGGKLKATKSCLTCFMSYCDAHLEPHQRLLPLRKHKLINPVEDLVSRICKEHGEPLELFCKVDSMFLCRVCVDSDHKSHKTVSVEEEAEMRKDELGKEKKDMDQMIQTHQQKLLEIQHSVEASGNNAEKALAYSKHVMTALVDYIRRSQVELSEVIQTKKKKTEEDGKSFIKELEGEMMQIKQKQSELDQVTGINDSFEFLESFLSLTITPPQVKDWSEVTLNSDQFTVQETLMKLETTVTREIRLLCDPDLKKMQFHAVNLTLDPDTANPSLIVSEDGKEVKCGDRKRNVPDKPERFDHVLNVLAKESFNSGKFYFEVQVRGKTQWDLGVTNQSINRKGDMRLSPKSGYWTIWLRKGNEFTANAGPAINLHVREIPQKVGVFVDYGEGQVSFYDVDARARIFSFTGCNFTESLFPYFGPCGNDGGKNSAPLIISPVCNNF; translated from the coding sequence ATGGCTTGTGCCAGTAGTCTAATGGTGGAGGACAACTTTCTTTGCTCCATATGTCTGGATGTCTTCAATCAACCTGTGGCGATTCCCTGTGGTCACACCTTCTGTCGTGGCTGCATCACATTCCACTGGGACACAAACAAACCTTTATTCCTGTGTCCACTGTGTAACAAGGAGTACTTAAAGATACCAGACCTTTGTGTCAACACTGTCCTCGCTAATGCTGCCGAAAAGGTGAAAAAGACCATTCAAGAAAGACCCCATGACATCCCCGAAAAAGCAGGAAGTGGACATGTGCTCTGTGGTATGTGCACTGGGGGGAAGCTCAAAGCCACCAAGTCCTGCttaacatgtttcatgtcttactGTGATGCACATCTGGAGCCTCATCAGAGGCTTTTACCCTTGAGGAAACACAAGCTGATCAACCCGGTCGAGGACCTCGTGAGCAGGATCTGCAAAGAGCATGGTGAGCCTTTGGAGCTGTTCTGCAAAGTGGATTCAATGTTTCTATGTAGAGTCTGTGTAGACAGTGACCATAAAAGCCATAAGACAGtgagtgtggaggaggaggctgaaATGAGGAAGGACGAgctgggaaaagaaaagaaagacatggATCAGATGATTCAGACGCATCAGCAGAAACTTCTAGAGATCCAACACTCAGTGGAGGCGAGTGGAAATAATGCAGAGAAGGCGCTGGCATACAGCAAGCATGTGATGACTGCTCTGGTGGACTACATCAGGAGAAGCCAAGTCGAGCTGAGTGAGGTGATTCagacgaagaagaaaaagactgaaGAAGATGGGAAAAGCTTCATTAAAGAGCTGGAGGGAGAGATGATgcaaataaagcaaaaacaatcTGAACTTGATCAGGTCACTGGCATCAACGACTCCTTTGAATTCCTGGAGAGTTTCCTTTCTCTCACCATCACTCCTCCACAGGTGAAGGACTGGTCTGAGGTGACTCTTAACAGCGACCAGTTTACTGTGCAGGAAACATTGATGAAGCTGGAGACAACAGTGACAAGAGAAATCAGGCTGCTGTGTGATCCCGACTTGAAGAAAATGCAGTTTCATGCCGTGAATCTGACTCTTGATCCGGACACAGCGAACCCTTCTCTCATTGTTTCTGAGGACGggaaagaagtcaagtgtggagacagaaagaggaacgTCCCGGACAAGCCAGAGAGGTTCGATCATGTCCTCAATGTCCTCGCAAAGGAGAGTTTTAATTCTGGAAAGTTCTACTTTGAGGTCCAGGTCCGAGGGAAAACCCAGTGGGATCTGGGAGTGACTAACCAGTCCATCAACAGGAAGGGGGACATGAGACTGAGCCCTAAGAGTGGATACTGGACCATCTGGCTGAGAAAAGGAAACGAGTTCACGGCCAATGCTGGCCCTGCTATCAACCTCCACGTGAGAGAGATTCCTCAAAAGGTCGGAGTGTTCGTGGATTATGGAGAAGGTCAAGTTTCCTTCTACGACGTTGACGCTAGGGCTCGCATCTTCTCCTTCACTGGATGTAACTTCACTGAGAGTCTCTTTCCATACTTTGGACCCTGCGGTAACGACGGCGGTAAAAACTCAGCCCCACTGATCATCAGTCCTGTCTGTAACAACTTCTGA